The Methanotorris formicicus Mc-S-70 DNA segment AAAATGTCTTTATTCCATTGTGTAATTGGTGTAGAAACAAATGTGGATATTGTATTTTCAGAAATGACAATCCAAAACTTATGAAAAAAGAAGAGGTTAGAGAAATTTTATTAAAGGGGGATGAACTCGGCTGTAGAGAGGCATTGTTTACATTTGGGGAGAGGGTTGATGAGAATCCAAAGATAAAGGAGGAGTTAAAAAAAATGGGATATTCCGGAATTTTGGAGTATCTGTATGATTTAGAGGACTGGTGCTTAAACAACACAAACCTCCTCCCCCACACAAATTGCGGAATTTTAACTTATGATGAATTAAAAATGCTTAGGGAGGTTAATGCCTCAATGGGATTAATGCTTGAAAACGTTAGTGAGAGGTTGATGAAAACTACTGCCCATAAAGAAAGTCCGGGTAAAGAACCAAAATTAAGGATTGAGATGATTGAAAACGCGGGAAAGTTGAAGATTCCATTTACTACTGGAATATTAATTGGAATTGGAGAAACTAATGAGGAGATTGTAGATTCTATATTAAAGATTAAGGAGATTCATGAAAAATATGGGCACATTCAAGAAGTTATAATCCAAAATTTTAGAACTAAAAAGGGTATTCCTATGGAGAATTTTGAAGAACCTTCACCAATAAAGATGCTAAAGGTAATAATATTAGCAAAGTTGATGCTAAATTATATTTCAATCCAAGTTCCACCAAATTTAAACAAAGAAACAGGGCAGTTGTTTTTGTTATCTGGAATTGATGATTGGGGGGGAGTTTCCCCACTGACGAAAGACTACGTAAATCCAGAAAGCCCATGGCCAGAAATTGAGGAATTAAGAAGATTTACTGAGGAGTTGGGCTTTAAATTAAAGATGAGATTGCCTGTCTATGACAAATACATAAAAAAGGAATGGCTGAGTGAAAAAATTTATAAAAAGATAACCAATTATGATAAATTTGTGACAGATAAGCGAATATTTTAAATATAACTTCCACCATTTAATAGTGGTGTCCTGAAGATATCTTCCCTTTGTCCAAAAATTATAAAAATAATGTATGACGTATTATGATTACAAACAAAAATAAACACGGTGAGAGAAATGTCTAAAGGTACCCCTTCACAAGGTAGAAAAAACAAAGGTTCCCTTCACATAAGATGCAGAAGATGTGGAAGAAGGGCATATCACATAAGAAAGAAAGTTTGTGCAGCATGTGGATTTGGAAGAAGTAAAAGAATAAAAAGATACTCATGGCAGTGGAAAAAAGTAAATGGACAAAGATTGAAATAAACCTATTTTTCTCTTTTAATAAAATTAATTTAAAATAAGATTCTTATTTTACTAAATTTATTTATATTAATTGATTTATAATTTAAATTAAAAAATTATTTGTGATATCATGTGCGGGATATTTGGTATTTATTCCAACGAAAGGATAAATGTCGCAAAAAGGATATACTATGGATTATTCGCTTTGCAACATAGAGGACAAGAAGGAGCAGGTATTGCAACAAGTGATGGGAGAGGATTCCACCACTATAAAGGCATAGGCCTTGTATCTGAGGTATTTACAAACAACGAACTCCAATCTTTATACGGGCATATAGGTATTGGACATGTAAGATATTCAACAACAGGAGATAGCACAATTGAAAACTGCCAACCATTTGTTGTTAAGAGTTCATTTGGTCCAATAGCAATAGCACATAATGGAGATATTGTAAACTCAACTATTTTAAAGAGAGAATTGGAAAAAATGGGACATATATTCATCTCATCAACAGATTCAGAGGTTATTGCACAACTCCTTGTTAGAGAGTTGTTAAAAACTGAAGATATTATAGAGGCAATAAAAAATACAGCAAAAAAGTTGATTGGGGCTTATTCCTTGTTGATAATGTTCAACGATAAACTCATAGCAGTTAGGGATCCAAATGGC contains these protein-coding regions:
- a CDS encoding 50S ribosomal protein L37e, whose product is MSKGTPSQGRKNKGSLHIRCRRCGRRAYHIRKKVCAACGFGRSKRIKRYSWQWKKVNGQRLK
- the cofG gene encoding 7,8-didemethyl-8-hydroxy-5-deazariboflavin synthase subunit CofG, giving the protein MVSREEAIAFLNSNSPKDILEKLNLINELEDKEKYITYSKNVFIPLCNWCRNKCGYCIFRNDNPKLMKKEEVREILLKGDELGCREALFTFGERVDENPKIKEELKKMGYSGILEYLYDLEDWCLNNTNLLPHTNCGILTYDELKMLREVNASMGLMLENVSERLMKTTAHKESPGKEPKLRIEMIENAGKLKIPFTTGILIGIGETNEEIVDSILKIKEIHEKYGHIQEVIIQNFRTKKGIPMENFEEPSPIKMLKVIILAKLMLNYISIQVPPNLNKETGQLFLLSGIDDWGGVSPLTKDYVNPESPWPEIEELRRFTEELGFKLKMRLPVYDKYIKKEWLSEKIYKKITNYDKFVTDKRIF